TAGAAGCTCGAGCCGGGAACCGCGATGACGCCGACCCGGCGGGCGAGGAAGTCGAGGAATTTCCAATCGTCCTTCCAGCCGAGCGGACCGACGTCGGCCATCACGTAGTACGCCCCCTCGGGAGGGGTGAAGGCGAACCCGGCCTTCGAGAGCGAGGCGAGGAGCTTCCCGCGCCGGCGCGCGTAGGTCGCGCGCATCGCTTCGTAGTACGCGTCGGGAAGAGCGAGCGCGGTGCGCCCGGCTTCCTGCTCGAGAGCGGGGGCGCACACCGTCAGATAGTCGTGCACCTTGCGGACGAGGGCCGTCAGCTTCGGCGCGGCGACCGCCCAGCCGACGCGCCACCCGGTCACCGCGTAGCTCTTCCCGAGCCCGGAGAGCGTCACGGTGCGATCGCCCATTCCGGGAATCGTCGCCAGGCTCACGTGCCGGTGGCCGTCGAACCAGAGGTGCTCGTAGATCTCGTCGACGACGGCGATCAGCCCGTGCCGGACGCACAGCGCCGCGATTCCTTCGAGCTCGGCGCGCCCGAGGACGCGCCCCGAAGGGTTGCCGGGCGTGTTCAGGAGCAGCAGGCGCGTCTTCTTCCCGATCGCGTCGGCGAGCCGTCCGAGGTCGAGCGCGAAATCCCGGGAGGAGAGGGGCACGAATCGCGGCGTGACGCCGGCGAGGACGCACGCCGGAACGTAGTTCTCGTACCAGGGTTCGAGGATGACGACTTCGTCCCCGGGCTCGGTCAGCGCCGACACGGCGGCGACGATCGCCTCGGAGACGCCGCACGTGACCGTGACCTCCCGGTCGGGATCCACGTCGAGCGCGTTGAACCTCCGGTATTTTTCCGCGACCGCCGCCCGAAACTCCGGCGCTCCCCACGTGAAGCTGTACTGGTGCGCGCCCGGAACGCGCGTCGCGCGGCGGAGCGCCTCGACGACTTCCGCCGGCGGCTCGAAGTCCGGAAGGCCCTGGGCGAGGTTGACGCCGCCCACTTCCGCGCCGAGACGGGTCATCTCGCGGATCACCGACTCGATGAAGGGCCGCGTCCGGCGGGAAAGGGGGCGGAGCTTCACGGCGCGATCGTATCCCGCGAGGAGAGAACGCCGGCCGGGCGGACTAGAATGCCCCCGAGCTCCGCGCATGAAAGACGCCCGCCCGGAAACGCCGCTCCGAAGAGCGCTGACGGGAGTCGAATACTTCACGTTCGGCTTCGGAACGATGATCGGCGTCGGCTGGCTCGTCCTGATCGACGACTGGCTCGCGCGGGGAGGCCCCGGCGGCGCCGCGATCGCGTTCGCCGCGGGCGCCCTGCTCCTCGCGCCGATCGCGCGGACCTACGGCCGTCTCGTCGAAGCGATCCCGGACGCGGGCGCCGAGATCGCGTACGCGGAAGGCGTCTTTCCCATGAGCGTGGGTTTCTCGGCCGCGTGGACGATGGTTCTCGCGTACGCGATCGTCTGCCCCTGGGAGGCCGTCGCGGTCGGCAACCTCCTGGCGCGGGTGTTCCCGGCGCTCGACCGGTGGGCGCTCTACACGATCGCCGGCAAGACCGTGTACGCGCCGCGGCTCGCCGCGGGCCTCCTGCTGACCGCGGGGGTCGCGGCGATGAACCTCCGCGGCATCCGGGCGAGCGCGCGCCTCCAGAACGCGGCGACCTTCGGGCTCCTCTCGATCTTCGCGCTCTTCACGGTTCTCGGGTTCGCGCGGGGCCACCCCGGCAACGCCGCGCCCCTCTTCGCGCGGCCGGGCGCCGCCGGGGCCGGACTCTCGATCCTGCTCGCGCTCCAGGTCGTCCCGTATTTCCTCACCGGTTTCGAATCGATCTCGAAGGAATCGGAAGAGGCGCACGAGGATTTCGATCCGAGGCATTTCCGCCGCGCGATCGCCGGGGCGCTCGCGGCGGGCGCGACGTTCTACGTCGCGGTGATCGGGGCCGTCTCCTTCGTCTTCCCCTGGCGGGACCTCGTCGCCGGGCATCTCGGAACGGAGGCGGCGTTCCGGCGCGCCTTCGGTTCCGACGCGATCGCCCGCACGATCGTGTTCGCGGCTTTCCTGTCGCTGCTGAAGATCTTCAACGGGAACTTCGTCGCCGCGACCCGTCTCCTCGTCGGCATCGGAAGGCGAGATCTCGTCCATCCGGCGCTCGGCCGGGTCGACGCGCGGC
The sequence above is a segment of the Thermoanaerobaculia bacterium genome. Coding sequences within it:
- a CDS encoding aminotransferase class I/II-fold pyridoxal phosphate-dependent enzyme; its protein translation is MKLRPLSRRTRPFIESVIREMTRLGAEVGGVNLAQGLPDFEPPAEVVEALRRATRVPGAHQYSFTWGAPEFRAAVAEKYRRFNALDVDPDREVTVTCGVSEAIVAAVSALTEPGDEVVILEPWYENYVPACVLAGVTPRFVPLSSRDFALDLGRLADAIGKKTRLLLLNTPGNPSGRVLGRAELEGIAALCVRHGLIAVVDEIYEHLWFDGHRHVSLATIPGMGDRTVTLSGLGKSYAVTGWRVGWAVAAPKLTALVRKVHDYLTVCAPALEQEAGRTALALPDAYYEAMRATYARRRGKLLASLSKAGFAFTPPEGAYYVMADVGPLGWKDDWKFLDFLARRVGVIAVPGSSFYRKGRGRTKLRFNFAKKDETLAAAAVRLAAWDLRFPGRSL
- a CDS encoding APC family permease, which codes for MKDARPETPLRRALTGVEYFTFGFGTMIGVGWLVLIDDWLARGGPGGAAIAFAAGALLLAPIARTYGRLVEAIPDAGAEIAYAEGVFPMSVGFSAAWTMVLAYAIVCPWEAVAVGNLLARVFPALDRWALYTIAGKTVYAPRLAAGLLLTAGVAAMNLRGIRASARLQNAATFGLLSIFALFTVLGFARGHPGNAAPLFARPGAAGAGLSILLALQVVPYFLTGFESISKESEEAHEDFDPRHFRRAIAGALAAGATFYVAVIGAVSFVFPWRDLVAGHLGTEAAFRRAFGSDAIARTIVFAAFLSLLKIFNGNFVAATRLLVGIGRRDLVHPALGRVDARRGAPIAAIVFMAVFTALASLLGDALLVPVTEVGSLAVGIGWGTACLAAARRLPEGRAVAYAGAAVAGGIVLMKVLPFVPGSFTRAEWIALLVWTATGTLFWIARPRANAS